One genomic segment of Raphanus sativus cultivar WK10039 unplaced genomic scaffold, ASM80110v3 Scaffold0415, whole genome shotgun sequence includes these proteins:
- the LOC130502078 gene encoding uncharacterized protein LOC130502078, with protein MLLLSPINASLPPSFHRGTLIRQPIKTPCRIMAKAKDDTESGAFLENAAIAGGLVSTPVIGWSLYTLKTTGCGLPPGPAGSIGALEGVSYLVVLGIVGWSLYTKTKTGSGLPNGPFGLLGAVEGLSYLSLLAILVVFGLQFLGSGSVPGPLPSDQCFG; from the coding sequence ATGCTGCTGCTATCTCCGATCAACGCCTCTTTACCACCGTCGTTTCACAGGGGAACACTGATCCGGCAACCAATTAAAACGCCATGCAGGATCATGGCAAAGGCCAAGGACGATACCGAGTCTGGCGCGTTTCTTGAGAATGCAGCTATAGCCGGTGGTTTAGTATCGACGCCGGTGATTGGATGGTCACTCTACACTCTGAAGACCACTGGTTGTGGTTTACCTCCAGGCCCGGCCGGTTCAATCGGTGCGTTGGAAGGTGTGAGCTACTTGGTGGTGTTGGGCATCGTGGGCTGGTCTCTGTACACCAAGACCAAAACCGGCTCGGGTCTGCCAAATGGGCCGTTTGGTTTGCTGGGTGCGGTCGAAGGCTTGTCTTACCTGTCGCTTCTAGCCATTCTTGTGGTGTTCGGTTTACAGTTCTTGGGTAGCGGGTCGGTTCCTGGTCCACTTCCAAGCGACCAGTGTTTTGGTTAA
- the LOC130502079 gene encoding UDP-D-apiose/UDP-D-xylose synthase 2-like — protein MANGAVRLDLDGKPIKPMTICMIGAGGFIGSHLCEKLLNETPHKVLALDVYNDKIKHLLEPDTSEWAERIQFHRINIKHDSRLEGLVKMADLTINLAAICTPADYNTRPLDTIYSNFIDALPVVKYCSENNKRLIHFSTCEVYGKTIGSFLPKDHPLRQDPEFYVLKEDASPCIFGSIEKQRWSYACAKQLIERLVYAEGAENGLEFTIVRPFNWIGPRMDFIPGIDGPSEGVPRVLACFSNNLLRREPLKLVDGGESQRTFIYIKDAIEAVLLMIENPERANGHIFNVGNPNNEVTVRQLAEMMTKVYSKVSGETAIESPTIDVSSKEFYGEGYDDSDKRIPDMTIINRQLGWNPKTSLWDLLESTLTYQHRTYAEAVKKATSKPVAS, from the exons ATGGCGAACGGGGCCGTTAGATTGGATCTGGACGGAAAGCCGATCAAGCCGATGACGATCTGCATGATCGGCGCCGGAGGTTTCATCGGCTCTCACCTCTGCGAGAAGCTCCTGAACGAGACTCCACACAAGGTCCTCGCGCTCGACGTCTACAACGACAAGATCAAGCACTTGCTCGAGCCTGATACTTCCGAGTGGGCCGAGAGGATCCAGTTCCATCGCATCAACATCAAGCATGATTCTAGGCTCGAGGGACTCGTCAAGATGGCAGATCTG ACGATCAATCTCGCAGCGATCTGTACACCGGCTGATTACAATACGCGTCCTCTTGACACTATCTACAGCAACTTCATCGATGCTCTCCCTGTG GTTAAGTACTGCTCAGAGAACAACAAGCGTCTTATTCACTTTTCCACCTGTGAAGTGTATGGGAAAACTATTGGAAGCTTTCTTCCTAAGGATCATCCTCTGCGTCAG GATCCTGAATTTTACGTACTCAAAGAAGATGCATCCCCTTGCATTTTTGGCTCTATTGAGAAGCAGAGGTGGTCATATGCTTGTGCGAAGCAACTGATTGAGAGACTTGTCTACG CTGAGGGTGCTGAGAACGGACTTGAGTTCACCATTGTAAGACCGTTTAACTGGATTGGACCTAGGATGGATTTCATCCCTGGCATTGATGGTCCTAGCGAGGGTGTCCCTCGTGTCCTAGCCTGCTTTAGCAAC AACCTTCTGCGGCGTGAACCTCTCAAGCTTGTGGATGGTGGAGAATCGCAGAGAACCTTCATCTACATCAAGGATGCAATTGAAGCTGTCCTCCTGATGATT GAAAACCCAGAAAGAGCCAATGGGCATATCTTCAACGTAGGTAACCCGAACAATGAAGTGACAGTAAGACAACTTGCTGAAATGATGACTAAG GTTTACTCAAAAGTGAGTGGAGAGACAGCAATTGAGAGTCCAACGATAGACGTGAGCTCCAAAGAATTTTATGGAGAGGGTTACGATGATAGTGACAAGAGAATCCCAGACATGACCATCATCAACCGTCAACTTG GATGGAACCCGAAGACTTCTCTTTGGGACTTGCTCGAGTCGACCTTAACTTACCAGCACAGGACCTATGCGGAAGCCGTTAAGAAGGCCACCTCAAAACCTGTCGCTTCTTAG